In the genome of Brassica napus cultivar Da-Ae unplaced genomic scaffold, Da-Ae ScsIHWf_2495;HRSCAF=3223, whole genome shotgun sequence, the window TGTCGTAGATCACCATTATCccttggaatgatatatctatcacacacacacatacatagCCATAAGACATCAACATTTGTTGTCAAAGTAATAAACATAAACAAACTTGGTTTATATCTCTTTACTTACCCCCAATGATTGTGTAGTTCTCAAGCCCAATCTCAGTTCCGTTTAGAATCCCCAAACACACgtttctttttcctgaaaaagaaaaaacacacaaactctCAGTCTCAGACTCTCTCGGCCATGGATTTTTATTGAGATATACAGGTCATATGTGAGACTCACAGTGATAATGAGATATGACTCGGGTGGAATCTGAAACAGCTGACCGTTCTTTTGACTCCCAAACCGTAAAGTAATCGTCTTGAAGTATTTCTTGACATCATGTACTGATTTCAAAGGCTTCATGTCTTTCCAACACACCGGTAAGCTC includes:
- the LOC125601262 gene encoding aspartic proteinase Asp1-like is translated as MRYWTAELLFNDKTTGVKGINFIFDSGSSYTYFNAEAYQTILDLIRKDLKGKPLKDTKEDKSLPVCWKDMKPLKSVHDVKKYFKTITLRFGSQKNGQLFQIPPESYLIITVSLTYDLYISIKIHGRESLRLRVCVFFLFQEKETCVWGF